The proteins below come from a single Gossypium raimondii isolate GPD5lz chromosome 2, ASM2569854v1, whole genome shotgun sequence genomic window:
- the LOC105777612 gene encoding caffeoylshikimate esterase isoform X2, which translates to MAGEAAAAANFWGDTPEEDYYRSQGVRNTKSYFDTPNGKLFTQSFLPLDKKVKASVYMTHGYGSDTGWLFQKICINFSNWGYAVFAADLLGHGRSEGLRCYLGDMEKVAATSLSFFKHVRNSDEYKDLPAFLFGESMGGAATMLMYFQSDPETWTGLIFSAPLFVMPENMKPSKVRLFMYGLLFGLADTWATMPDNKMVGKAIKDPEKLKIIASNPRRYTGPPRVGTMRELARVCQYIQDNFSKVRAPFLTVHGTSDGVTCPTSSKLLYEKASSVDKTLKLYDGMYHSLIQGEPDENADLVLKDMSEWIDERVERYGSK; encoded by the exons ATGGCAGGCGAAGCAGCAGCGGCGGCGAATTTCTGGGGTGATACGCCGGAGGAAGACTATTACAGGTCGCAGGGTGTACGCAACACCAAGTCTTACTTCGACACTCCCAACGGAAAGCTCTTCACCCAGAGCTTCTTACCCTTGGATAAAAAAGTGAAGGCCTCCGTCTACATGACCCACGGCTATGGATCCGACACTGGTTGGCTCTTCCAGAAGATCTGCATCAACTTTTCCAATTGGGGTTACGCTGTTTTCGCCGCTGATCTTCTCGGCCATGGCAGATCCGAGGGTCTCCGCTGCTACTTAG GTGACATGGAGAAAGTTGCTGCAACATCCTTATCATTCTTCAAGCACGTCCGGAACAGCGATGAATACAAAGACTTACCTGCATTCCTGTTTGGTGAATCCATGGGAGGAGCAGCAACAATGCTCATGTACTTTCAATCCGACCCTGAAACTTGGACCGGTCTAATTTTCTCGGCGCCGCTCTTTGTGATGCCTGAGAACATGAAGCCGAGTAAGGTGCGGTTGTTCATGTATGGTCTGCTCTTCGGATTAGCTGATACATGGGCAACTATGCCGGATAACAAGATGGTTGGAAAAGCAATCAAAGACCCAGAAAAGCTTAAGATCATAGCATCAAACCCAAGAAGATACACTGGACCACCAAGGGTTGGAACCATGAGGGAGCTGGCTAGGGTTTGTCAGTACATTCAAGACAATTTCTCAAAGGTAAGGGCACCATTTTTGACAGTTCATGGGACTAGTGATGGTGTCACATGCCCAACATCATCTAAATTGTTGTATGAGAAGGCATCAAGTGTGGACAAAACCTTGAAACTGTATGATGGGATGTATCATTCCTTGATTCAAGGGGAGCCTGATGAGAATGCTGATCTTGTTTTGAAGGATATGAGCGAGTGGATTGATGAAAGGGTTGAGAGGTATGGGTCTAAATAA
- the LOC105777612 gene encoding caffeoylshikimate esterase isoform X1, giving the protein MAGEAAAAANFWGDTPEEDYYRSQGVRNTKSYFDTPNGKLFTQSFLPLDKKVKASVYMTHGYGSDTGWLFQKICINFSNWGYAVFAADLLGHGRSEGLRCYLEVVNVGDMEKVAATSLSFFKHVRNSDEYKDLPAFLFGESMGGAATMLMYFQSDPETWTGLIFSAPLFVMPENMKPSKVRLFMYGLLFGLADTWATMPDNKMVGKAIKDPEKLKIIASNPRRYTGPPRVGTMRELARVCQYIQDNFSKVRAPFLTVHGTSDGVTCPTSSKLLYEKASSVDKTLKLYDGMYHSLIQGEPDENADLVLKDMSEWIDERVERYGSK; this is encoded by the exons ATGGCAGGCGAAGCAGCAGCGGCGGCGAATTTCTGGGGTGATACGCCGGAGGAAGACTATTACAGGTCGCAGGGTGTACGCAACACCAAGTCTTACTTCGACACTCCCAACGGAAAGCTCTTCACCCAGAGCTTCTTACCCTTGGATAAAAAAGTGAAGGCCTCCGTCTACATGACCCACGGCTATGGATCCGACACTGGTTGGCTCTTCCAGAAGATCTGCATCAACTTTTCCAATTGGGGTTACGCTGTTTTCGCCGCTGATCTTCTCGGCCATGGCAGATCCGAGGGTCTCCGCTGCTACTTAG AGGTCGTGAATGTAGGTGACATGGAGAAAGTTGCTGCAACATCCTTATCATTCTTCAAGCACGTCCGGAACAGCGATGAATACAAAGACTTACCTGCATTCCTGTTTGGTGAATCCATGGGAGGAGCAGCAACAATGCTCATGTACTTTCAATCCGACCCTGAAACTTGGACCGGTCTAATTTTCTCGGCGCCGCTCTTTGTGATGCCTGAGAACATGAAGCCGAGTAAGGTGCGGTTGTTCATGTATGGTCTGCTCTTCGGATTAGCTGATACATGGGCAACTATGCCGGATAACAAGATGGTTGGAAAAGCAATCAAAGACCCAGAAAAGCTTAAGATCATAGCATCAAACCCAAGAAGATACACTGGACCACCAAGGGTTGGAACCATGAGGGAGCTGGCTAGGGTTTGTCAGTACATTCAAGACAATTTCTCAAAGGTAAGGGCACCATTTTTGACAGTTCATGGGACTAGTGATGGTGTCACATGCCCAACATCATCTAAATTGTTGTATGAGAAGGCATCAAGTGTGGACAAAACCTTGAAACTGTATGATGGGATGTATCATTCCTTGATTCAAGGGGAGCCTGATGAGAATGCTGATCTTGTTTTGAAGGATATGAGCGAGTGGATTGATGAAAGGGTTGAGAGGTATGGGTCTAAATAA